Proteins encoded within one genomic window of Ignavibacteriota bacterium:
- a CDS encoding glycosyl hydrolase family 38: MTFTHPVANGVTVESLPILKKSNGKVMQPLDLEILNIGAATEGTIRIDDKAAERIPIPFGVTRHPVLITPVASPTPMTVTLGMGNTTSTAHVTVNPVRRWTMYLVQHSHTDIGYTRPQTEILAEHLRYIDFALDLCDQTDGYPDDAQFRWTCETSWAVREYLKSRPASQIARLKRRITERRIEVTGMLLNWAEVADENALVHSLEPIAMMKVQGLPVRTAMQDDVNGYAWCLVDYFQDLGIRYVTSGINVARALRPFDVPTPFWWESPSGKRVLAYRADHYMTGNFQNVHTTNFDLIQRELPLYLQKLEADGYPYDRVNMQYSGYFTDNSPPSTFSSDNIRRWNEMYEAPKLRSATVHEFLEWVEKEHGPTLPVYRVAWPDWWTDGYGSAMRETGANRLTATDLIANQGLLAMAQDFGAVLPPALHEQVRNVSDHLHFYNEHTFGSAESISDPMADNTQTQWAEKSSYAWQGVMQSRLLREGAMGQVQPYLTGSTVPSIVVFNTLNWQRSGLHEIYIDEQVLPREKSFRLVDDRGEEIAAQITRSRPEGNYWAIWLNDVPPLGYRTIRIISGTDDRPADRPFDPPDTIQNAHYRTVIDRRTGGITSLFDRELGQELIDPARAWQLGQLIYEQLTSRSSIEELRLGGHTRTAMHAITIEPGIDGPLWQSFTVKGISNGFVDSIRVACEFRLFKNTKRLDLIWKGRKLAIHEPEAAYVAFPFALQGGKLAYEAQGGLAFPGENQLPGTTTDWNTAQTFAALRSDRGQIVLVSDEVPLMQFGGINTGRFQKNARPASGQIYSWVLNNYWTTNFRSSQEGEMTWSYAITSGRDASNDAATRFGWGTRVPFVSRVLPASPKKQSGVLTRSAWPFLPASVLMVSARPVQGGVLYHLRETEGRVTTLRLTPDRTSMKAQEADALGTPLRAVASVSLKPYEVKFVLVGK; this comes from the coding sequence ATGACGTTCACGCACCCGGTCGCCAACGGCGTCACTGTCGAGAGCCTCCCCATCCTGAAGAAGAGCAACGGCAAGGTGATGCAGCCTCTGGATCTCGAGATCCTGAACATCGGTGCTGCCACGGAAGGCACGATACGGATCGACGACAAAGCGGCGGAGAGGATCCCGATCCCGTTCGGGGTGACCCGCCACCCTGTGCTGATCACGCCCGTCGCCTCACCCACACCCATGACCGTGACGCTCGGCATGGGGAACACAACGAGTACCGCACACGTCACCGTGAACCCTGTCCGCCGCTGGACCATGTACCTGGTGCAGCATTCGCACACGGATATCGGCTACACCCGTCCGCAGACGGAGATCCTTGCCGAACATCTCCGGTACATCGATTTTGCGCTGGACCTGTGCGATCAGACCGACGGATATCCGGATGATGCACAGTTCCGGTGGACGTGCGAGACGTCGTGGGCGGTGCGTGAGTATCTGAAGTCGCGTCCGGCATCGCAGATCGCACGATTGAAGAGGCGCATCACCGAAAGGCGCATCGAGGTCACGGGCATGCTTCTGAATTGGGCGGAGGTCGCCGATGAGAATGCCCTCGTCCACTCGCTCGAACCCATCGCCATGATGAAGGTACAGGGACTGCCGGTGCGCACCGCGATGCAGGATGATGTGAACGGCTACGCGTGGTGCCTTGTGGACTATTTCCAGGACCTCGGCATCCGGTACGTCACCTCGGGGATCAACGTTGCCCGGGCACTCAGACCGTTCGACGTCCCGACGCCCTTCTGGTGGGAGTCACCTTCCGGCAAACGCGTCCTGGCCTACCGGGCCGACCACTACATGACCGGGAACTTCCAGAACGTCCACACGACGAACTTCGACCTGATCCAGCGCGAGCTGCCGCTGTATCTGCAGAAGCTCGAAGCAGACGGCTATCCGTACGATCGCGTGAATATGCAGTACAGCGGCTACTTCACGGACAACTCGCCACCGTCCACATTCTCGAGCGACAATATCCGCCGATGGAATGAGATGTACGAAGCTCCGAAGCTCCGCAGCGCGACGGTCCATGAGTTCCTGGAATGGGTCGAAAAGGAACATGGCCCAACGCTCCCCGTGTACCGCGTGGCCTGGCCGGATTGGTGGACGGACGGATACGGCAGCGCGATGCGCGAGACCGGAGCGAACCGCCTGACCGCGACCGATCTGATCGCCAACCAGGGACTGCTGGCAATGGCGCAGGACTTCGGCGCCGTGCTCCCGCCAGCGCTGCATGAGCAGGTGCGGAACGTCTCGGACCATCTTCATTTCTACAACGAACATACGTTCGGGTCGGCGGAGAGCATCTCTGATCCGATGGCGGACAACACGCAGACCCAATGGGCAGAGAAATCTTCATACGCGTGGCAGGGAGTGATGCAGTCGCGGCTGCTGCGTGAAGGTGCCATGGGGCAGGTGCAGCCGTATCTCACCGGGTCCACCGTGCCGTCGATCGTCGTGTTCAACACGCTCAACTGGCAGCGGTCCGGACTCCATGAGATCTACATCGATGAGCAGGTCCTCCCCAGGGAAAAGTCGTTCCGCCTTGTTGACGACCGGGGAGAAGAGATCGCCGCACAGATCACGCGATCGCGCCCTGAAGGCAACTACTGGGCGATCTGGCTGAACGATGTCCCGCCGCTCGGATACCGCACCATCCGGATCATCAGCGGCACGGACGACCGGCCGGCAGACCGTCCGTTCGATCCACCCGACACCATCCAGAATGCCCACTACCGGACCGTCATCGACAGAAGGACGGGGGGCATCACGAGCCTCTTCGACCGTGAACTCGGTCAGGAGCTGATCGACCCGGCACGCGCGTGGCAGCTCGGGCAACTCATTTATGAACAGCTCACGAGCCGGAGCAGCATCGAAGAGCTCCGGCTTGGCGGGCACACCCGCACAGCCATGCACGCCATCACGATAGAGCCCGGCATCGACGGCCCGCTCTGGCAGAGCTTCACCGTGAAGGGGATCAGCAACGGATTCGTGGATTCGATACGGGTCGCGTGCGAATTCCGGCTCTTCAAGAATACGAAGCGACTCGACCTCATCTGGAAGGGACGCAAATTGGCCATCCATGAACCCGAAGCGGCATACGTCGCATTCCCCTTCGCTCTCCAGGGCGGTAAGCTCGCCTATGAGGCACAGGGAGGGCTGGCCTTCCCCGGTGAGAACCAGCTTCCCGGCACGACCACAGACTGGAACACGGCGCAGACGTTCGCCGCGTTGCGGTCGGACCGCGGTCAGATCGTGCTCGTGAGCGACGAAGTACCGTTGATGCAATTCGGAGGAATCAACACCGGGAGATTTCAGAAGAACGCCAGGCCCGCCAGCGGACAGATCTACTCATGGGTCCTGAACAATTACTGGACGACCAACTTCCGGTCGAGCCAGGAGGGGGAAATGACGTGGAGTTACGCGATCACGTCGGGCAGAGATGCCTCGAATGATGCCGCCACGCGGTTCGGTTGGGGAACACGCGTTCCGTTCGTCTCACGCGTCCTTCCGGCGAGCCCGAAGAAACAGAGCGGAGTGCTGACACGCTCGGCGTGGCCATTCCTGCCGGCATCCGTGCTCATGGTCAGCGCACGGCCGGTGCAGGGCGGCGTACTCTATCACCTTCGGGAGACGGAGGGGCGAGTGACAACCTTGCGCCTCACACCGGACCGTACGAGCATGAAGGCACAGGAGGCGGACGCGCTGGGCACGCCGCTGCGCGCGGTCGCATCCGTATCACTCAAAC
- a CDS encoding DUF4838 domain-containing protein — translation MPIARNTSALLLIAFVLSRAGAVAGNSTHPALALVEQGKPTSVIVIPTAPSPHELKAATELQSYIKKMSGALLPVVADAAPERTNEILLGHTKRSARLLPGLNASRLEEDGFRMAVRGSKLIIYGGSRKGTLYGVYTLLEDLLGCRMYSPAVTIVPERATITVPPMDTTIVPFFRFRQVHYLNGFDRAYSDWHKLHSGDDQREEWGMWVHTFEPLVPSTLHFATHPEYFTLQGGRRLATAQLCLSNPDVFNVLTTALRERMARQPLAHTWSVSQNDNLNECRCDSCTALNARYGGSSGTMVAFVNRVARAFPDHTISTLAYNYTRSAPTNIRPDPNVNIMLCSIECNRSKPIGTDPENASFKKDIEDWGKLTGNIMMWDYVVQFRNLLDPFPNLRVLQPNIQLFAKNNIRQMFQQGAGHNVAEFSDLRTYLIAKLLWNPDCDINAVLNDFLAGYYGPAAPHIRRYIDTMHDALERSGKGLGIYGYPFDAINSYLTPELLRTYSTQFDDAEAAVKETPAYLERVRIARLPVEFAILDISLHDASPELSYFDRKDGTIVPRAAMRERLERFVLLANHAGIRRLDEMGRPPDEYRQAVEAHMRVSVDGNLAYGKPVTLLTKHSEKYPVGGARALTDGIHGAGDYHCNWLGFEAEHVEAVIDLGAPTTFSSVATTFYQEIYSWTWLTHNVSIAVSNDGKEYTPAGSITCVVPETEGGVVRKEFRIEGPPRTGRYIRLTAPSRLTCPGWHIGAGKPCWLFIDEIVVR, via the coding sequence ATGCCGATCGCACGCAATACGTCAGCGCTCCTGCTCATCGCCTTCGTTCTGTCCCGGGCGGGTGCCGTGGCAGGCAATTCGACTCATCCAGCACTCGCCCTCGTCGAGCAGGGGAAGCCGACCTCGGTCATCGTTATCCCGACAGCCCCCTCGCCCCACGAGCTCAAGGCGGCCACGGAACTCCAGTCGTACATAAAGAAGATGTCCGGTGCACTCCTGCCGGTCGTCGCCGATGCCGCACCCGAGCGCACCAACGAGATCCTCCTCGGCCACACCAAACGCTCCGCCCGCCTCCTCCCCGGCCTCAACGCCTCCCGGCTCGAAGAGGATGGCTTCCGGATGGCGGTGCGCGGTTCGAAGCTCATCATCTACGGCGGCTCCCGGAAAGGAACGCTCTATGGCGTCTACACCCTGCTCGAAGATCTCCTCGGATGCAGGATGTACAGCCCGGCGGTCACGATCGTGCCGGAACGTGCCACCATCACGGTCCCGCCCATGGATACCACGATCGTCCCGTTCTTCCGGTTCCGGCAGGTCCACTACCTGAACGGGTTCGACCGGGCCTACAGCGATTGGCACAAACTCCACTCGGGCGACGACCAGCGCGAGGAATGGGGCATGTGGGTCCATACCTTCGAACCCCTCGTCCCCTCCACCCTGCACTTCGCAACGCATCCGGAGTATTTCACACTCCAGGGCGGACGGCGCCTCGCCACCGCACAGCTCTGCCTGTCGAATCCCGATGTCTTCAACGTCCTGACCACCGCCCTGCGTGAACGGATGGCCCGCCAGCCCCTCGCTCACACGTGGTCGGTATCCCAGAACGACAATCTGAATGAGTGCCGGTGCGACAGCTGCACGGCGCTCAACGCACGCTACGGCGGCAGCTCGGGCACGATGGTCGCGTTCGTGAACCGTGTGGCCCGCGCATTCCCGGACCATACCATCTCCACGCTCGCCTACAATTATACACGCAGCGCGCCGACGAACATCCGTCCGGATCCGAACGTGAACATCATGCTCTGCTCCATCGAATGCAACAGGAGCAAGCCCATCGGCACCGATCCGGAGAACGCATCCTTCAAGAAGGACATCGAAGATTGGGGGAAACTCACCGGCAACATCATGATGTGGGATTACGTCGTGCAGTTCCGGAACCTGCTCGACCCGTTTCCCAACCTCCGCGTCCTCCAGCCGAACATCCAGCTCTTTGCGAAGAACAACATCCGTCAGATGTTCCAGCAGGGCGCCGGACACAACGTGGCGGAATTCAGCGACCTGCGTACGTATCTCATCGCCAAGCTGCTCTGGAACCCGGACTGTGACATCAATGCCGTGCTGAATGATTTCCTTGCCGGGTATTACGGCCCCGCGGCACCGCACATCCGCCGGTACATCGACACAATGCATGATGCGCTCGAACGCTCGGGCAAGGGGCTGGGTATCTACGGCTATCCGTTCGACGCGATCAACTCCTACCTGACCCCGGAACTGCTCCGCACCTACTCCACCCAATTCGACGACGCTGAAGCGGCGGTGAAGGAGACGCCCGCCTACCTCGAACGCGTGCGCATCGCGCGCCTGCCGGTGGAGTTCGCGATCCTCGACATCTCGCTCCATGATGCCTCTCCGGAGCTCTCCTACTTCGACCGGAAGGATGGTACGATCGTGCCACGGGCCGCGATGCGTGAACGGCTGGAACGATTCGTCCTGCTGGCGAACCATGCGGGCATCCGGCGCCTCGACGAGATGGGGCGCCCGCCGGATGAGTACCGTCAGGCGGTCGAAGCGCATATGCGTGTCAGTGTCGATGGCAACCTTGCCTACGGCAAGCCCGTGACGCTCCTGACGAAGCACAGCGAGAAGTACCCCGTGGGCGGGGCACGTGCGCTGACGGACGGCATTCATGGCGCAGGCGACTATCACTGCAACTGGCTGGGGTTCGAGGCCGAACATGTGGAGGCCGTGATCGACCTCGGGGCACCGACAACCTTCTCCTCGGTGGCCACGACGTTCTATCAGGAGATCTATTCGTGGACCTGGTTGACGCACAACGTGTCCATCGCCGTGTCCAACGACGGCAAAGAGTATACTCCCGCCGGAAGCATCACCTGCGTTGTCCCCGAAACCGAAGGCGGCGTTGTCCGGAAGGAATTCCGGATCGAGGGCCCACCGCGCACGGGACGGTACATCCGGCTGACCGCCCCATCACGCCTCACCTGCCCCGGGTGGCACATCGGTGCAGGAAAGCCCTGCTGGCTCTTCATTGACGAGATCGTCGTTCGTTGA